The DNA segment AGGGCGGCCGGCGCTCCGGCCAGCCCGCTGCCTTCGTGTGTCATGAGAGGAAAAACGTTCTTGCCCGAAAAATCCAGAGCTTCAAGCTGGGTAAAAACGGCGCAGGGATAAGTCCCCCACCAGCAGGGGCCGCAGACAAATACGTTGTCATACTCCGAAATGTCGGAGAGCATTTTTTTCAGCTCCGGCCTGCCGTTATTTCGGAGCTCCGCCTTCGCCTCCTCGATACAGATCATATAATCCTCGGAATAAGGCTTGACGGTGTCCACCTCAAACAGG comes from the Abditibacteriota bacterium genome and includes:
- a CDS encoding flavodoxin, whose translation is LFEVDTVKPYSEDYMICIEEAKAELRNNGRPELKKMLSDISEYDNVFVCGPCWWGTYPCAVFTQLEALDFSGKNVFPLMTHEGSGLAGAPAALRKYCNGAEVGRGLAVKGSEASRSEKEVASWAASLV